One Thermoanaerobacter kivui genomic window, TTTTTCAGCATTTTTAATAGGGAACATTATGTAAGCATAATCTGAAGCGGTTTTTGGGTCTAACGCTCTCTTCCAAGAATATTCAAAATCATATGCTGTTATAGGATTGCCATCACTCCAATAAATATTATCTTTTAAATAAAAGGTATAATGTAAGCCATCTTCTGATATTTTCCAATCTTTAGCTAAACCTGAACCTTTTTGGGGTTTTTCGTCTGGTCCAAGTCTTACTAAACCTTCAAGCACAGCATTAAGCACCTGGAATGAAACCCCATCTGTTGTCGTTTGAGGATCTAAACGAGGAGGTTCTTCACCAAGATTCAACCTTAAAACTTGTTTTTTATCTTCCTGATTTGCACTGTTTTGTTGTGTTTTAGAACTGCATCCTGATAAAGCAACAGATAAAAGAAAAATAAACACCATCAAATAAACAGTAACTTTCCGCATAAGCATTCCCCCATTTCTTATATTGACAAGAGAAATTGTACCACTGAAAGTTTCTTCTTTCAACGAAAGGAATTTTATCTTTTCTTTAAATTTTTTAATAAATATTTAAAGTTATAAATCACAGCTAAACTTATTTCAAAACCCTTCCGAAATAATGTGTGAAAATGTATAATAATTATAAACAATAAAATTTTTGGGGGTTACACAATGAACAGCAATGATATCATCTTTGCCCTTGACATTGGCACAAGGGTAGTAGTTGGAATAGTAGGTGTTGGAAACAACGGCAAATTCAGTGTACTTGCTGTCGAACAAATGGAACATGAAAATAGGGTGATGTTTGACGGACAAGTTCATGATATAGATAAAGTTGCTAATGTCATTGTGAAAATAAAAGAAAAACTTGAAAATTCTTTGAACATAAAATTAAGAGAAGTATGCATTGCTGCAGCAGGAAGGTCTTTAAAAACTCAACTTGCAAGAGCAGAAAAAAATATTGAAGAAGAACATGAAATAACAATAGAAGATATAAATAATTTAGAATTAGAAGCTCTTGAAATCGCACAAAATGCCGTCATCTCTCAATCAGGACTTACAAAATACCATACTGTTGGCTACACAGTCTCTAATTATTACTTAAATGGTTTGCCTATCACTAATTTAAAAGGGCATAAAGGACATGAAATAGCAGTTGAAATTTTGGCAACTTTTTTGCCTTATGACGTTGTTGAAGGTCTTTATGCTGCAGTAAAAAACGCAGGCCTTGAAGTTTCTTACATCACGTTAGAACCTATTGCAGCAATAAATGTCGCCATAAAGCCTGAAATCCGAATGTTAAATATCGCTCTTGTCGATATAGGTGCTGGTACTTCTGATATCGCTATATCAAAAGAAGGAAATATAATCGCATATTCTATGGTGCCTTATGCAGGAGACGAAATCACAGAAAGCATTGCTACCCATTACCTTACTGATTTTAATACTGCTGAGAAAATAAAAAAGAGCACAAAAAGCGAAATAAAATTTAAAGATATCCTCAATATAGAACATAAAGTAACAAGAGATGAAGTTGTTGAAGTTATCATGCCTCAAATCAAAACATTAGCCCAAAAAATATGCGATGAAATTGTAAAATACAACGGCAAAAGCCCATCGGCAGTTTTTTTAGTGGGTGGAAGCAGTAATCTTCCCCATTTACCTGAAGAAATAGCTTCAATATTAAAGCTTCCTGTAAACAGAGTCTCTGTAAGAGACGCCAAATCGATAGAAGTTTTAGAGTACAAAGGTAAAAAATTAAAGGGACCTGAAAGTATCACTCCTATAGGAATTGGGTACTCTGCAATGATAAATAAAAGAAAAGATTTTATAAA contains:
- a CDS encoding cell division FtsA domain-containing protein, with the protein product MNSNDIIFALDIGTRVVVGIVGVGNNGKFSVLAVEQMEHENRVMFDGQVHDIDKVANVIVKIKEKLENSLNIKLREVCIAAAGRSLKTQLARAEKNIEEEHEITIEDINNLELEALEIAQNAVISQSGLTKYHTVGYTVSNYYLNGLPITNLKGHKGHEIAVEILATFLPYDVVEGLYAAVKNAGLEVSYITLEPIAAINVAIKPEIRMLNIALVDIGAGTSDIAISKEGNIIAYSMVPYAGDEITESIATHYLTDFNTAEKIKKSTKSEIKFKDILNIEHKVTRDEVVEVIMPQIKTLAQKICDEIVKYNGKSPSAVFLVGGSSNLPHLPEEIASILKLPVNRVSVRDAKSIEVLEYKGKKLKGPESITPIGIGYSAMINKRKDFIKVFVENEPVKIFNIKNPNVMDILLTINYDPKSLIAQKGKDLTFTLNGKSITIKGKDGTPSQIYVNNALANLKTPVKEGDKITIIKGIKGEDASLTARELLKQQKGGIIYVNNKRVNLDYEINDGDEVVIKEGMPSFTVTVNGKEVTLKGKEEYLFVDIFNFVDLKIENNKVPEMKLNGKRASYTDVLKPGDNIEIEI